Proteins encoded within one genomic window of Lagenorhynchus albirostris chromosome 9, mLagAlb1.1, whole genome shotgun sequence:
- the PHRF1 gene encoding PHD and RING finger domain-containing protein 1 isoform X14 — MRGLLSWRIPRGQVSPAPAGRLEPRGWLRCRWAFRWVGGVFEGLLGLGLGVLPAGSSARLSVHSQAAPGLRSQIHEVTEEVKERLPPDGLLPGVQFPWTARARWRLRLFPLLSSSQNPRAACSILQWRSGRRRKVSGRKKTQSRSSVKSRSSGTRSRKRQGRVKKSKGKKIKNEATARSRIARTLGLRRPAHGACIPSVYKPADPSLGLMRADIGAASLSLFGDPYELDPFDSSEEASPSPASPLSVKRRILSRSALRSHQPVARPVSMGLCRRSAPAMAPQPEVDADPGPDLLGSILSGQSFLMMNGADIVIHRDGSLSAKRAAPVSFQRNSVGPSRGAEGAGSGACLQPRETQSGSGPESLGSSCPGRATPGTPPAPPTPAHVPELTLGAAVRLDSLVTLQSGQAQTLSSVSGPSLKQSDGPQFNGDSKHPPPLRSAALKTSNGSSNSPSESTVLGQAPRPAPRRTDISELPRIPKIRRDDRRVGEVPAGGQRVEIPSSCISRLTGREGPGQPGCGARAEGEPSSRGAQEPSTRSGGGPQPPAPLGPSRGKGVGSTFESFRINIPGNTAHSGRVLSPGFCNTFRPVDSKVQRRESPVPLFSVRKTKQLKSEIYDPFNPTGSDSSSASSSPEHPGSGLLPSEITRTISIDSPKAPVLPPVRCVTSYTVQTGMGKEPEPPQGPCGLPELQGEEGPVAQAQRPSPPEPWGDEDPPPRISFFGSEGRTVTCVTAAEPDAPPSPDALPATTHRVVELRSPTRSRSRSSSRGGKKAQRPRVATREHRRARSGSRSSHSGDRSSRSASPPAGEDQAKRHRPKARDRRSSSDRSSSRERTKRRKAKDKSRERRRGSWGRGRRRSRSRSGSPGSSSHEHREGRRKKRRRSGSRSRGRECSPHSSLERARRPRHPRERRERPDRESAARLRDRRGSWERRRRRSRSPSPEHRPREHRRPRSREKRPRPRPRSPERKLAPKEASPAPLPQGEPRPDREPPARPLALAGTDALLEGSEADKPPTKVPPVLEVPAEYPPEDLDYGDSVEAGHLFEDFSNEAIFMQLDDMSSPPSPESTDSSPERSLLPKPTGPPAGQQHDAGLAVAIIRREVSRIHGEDVAQPLPRMEGPREEHLLQQDAAEAATAPCALGGQAMGGAPAGKEEGPSQNPLLRAKALVKRVTWDLQEVESGAPAEDRGLRTPLRRPQRPRETEDAGPVAALQQAPFSEPPPPGYVLPEPGFPDADPSQVQSLNLPPTPALPSSVPPYAPVSQPAVQFLLQGSLPLMGCGVAQSPAPVPTVLTAASEPAGHAATVTTAAANSSEERTAAPRPASEKTKNEEYMKKLHVQERAVEEVKLAIKPFYQKREVTKDEYKDILRKAVQKICHSKSGEINPVKVGNLVKAYVDKYRHMRRHRRAEAGEEPPAQGAEG, encoded by the exons ATGCGGGGTCTCCTATCCTGGCGCATCCCTCGCGGGCAGGTCTCACCTGCTCCGGCTGGGCGGCTGGAGCCCCGAGGCTGGCTCAGGTGCAGGTGGGCGTTTCGTTGGGTTGGTGGGGTGTTTGAAGGGTTGCTTGGGTTGGGGTTGGGGGTCCTCCCAGCGGGCAGCTCCGCCAGGCTCTCTGTTCACAGTCAGGCAGCCCCGGGGCTCAGGTCTCAGATCCATGAAGTGACGGAGGAGGTGAAGGAGAGGCTTCCTCCTGACGGGCTGCTTCCAGGAGTGCAGTTTCCGTGGACAGCACGGGCTCGCTGGCGCCTCCGTCTGTTTCCTTTGTTGAGCAGTTCTCAGAACCCCCGAGCTGCTTGTAGCATCCTTCAGTGGAGATCAG GAAGACGGAGGAAAGTGTCgggaagaaagaaaacccagTCCAGATCATCTGTGAAGAGCAGGAGCTCGGGGACGAGGTCCAGGAAACGCCAGGGCCGCGTGAAGAAGAGTAAAGGGAAGAAGATAAAG AATGAAGCCACAGCTCGTTCCCGCATCGCACGGACGCTGGGCCTCCGCAGGCCAGCCCATGGAGCCTGCATCCCCTCGGTGTACAAGCCTGCAGACCCCTCTCTGGGGCTGATGCGTGCAGACATCGGGGcagcctctctctccctgtttGGAGACCCTTATGAGCTGGACCCCTTCGACAG CAGTGAAGAGGCATCTCCGAGCCCTGCTTCCCCTCTGAGCGTCAAGAGGAGGATCCTGTCCCGGTCAGCCCTGCGGTCGCACCAGCCTGTGGCCAGGCCCGTCTCCATGGGGCTCTGCAG GAGGAGCGCTCCCGCCATGGCGCCCCAGCCGGAAGTGGATGCGGACCCCGGCCCTGACCTGCTGGGAAGCATCCTGTCGGGCCAGAGCTTCCTGATGATGAACGGCGCCGACATCGTCATCCACCGCGATGGCTCCCTCAGCGCCAAGAGGGCAG CGCCAGTTTCTTTTCAGCGAAACTCAGTTGGTCCATCCAGAGGGGCAGAAGGCGCCGGGTCTGGGGCCTGCCTGCAGCCCAGAGAGACTCAGTCAGGAAGCGGGCCAGAGAGCTTGGGGTCCAGCTGTCCAGGCAGGGCTACCCCAGGCAcacccccggccccgcccacccccgcccATGTCCCTGAGCTCACGTTGGGGGCAGCTGTGAGACTGGACTCCTTGGTGACCCTTCAGTCAGGCCAGGCTCAGACCTTGTCCAGCGTGAGCGGACCCAGCTTAAAACAAAGTGACGGCCCCCAATTTAACGGCGACAGCAAGCACCCTCCGCCTCTTAGGTCTGCGGCATTGAAGACCTCGAATGGTAGCTCTAACTCGCCTTCCGAGAGCACGGTGCTGGGACAGGCCCCGAGACCAGCTCCCAGGAGGACGGACATCTCCGAGCTCCCCAGGATACCAAAGATCAGGAGAGACGACAGGCGGGTGGGCGAGGTCCCTGCCGGCGGGCAGAGAGTCGAGATTCCCAGCTCCTGCATCAGCCGGCTGACGGGCAGGGAGGGCCCCGGGCAGCCTGGCTGTGGCGCCAGGGCGGAGGGTGAGCCCAGCAGCAGGGGCGCTCAGGAGCCCAGCACGCGCTCGGGGGgcggcccccagccccctgccccgcTGGGCCCCTCCCGGGGGAAGGGTGTCGGCTCCACCTTCGAGAGCTTCAGGATCAACATTCCTGGGAACACAGCCCATTCCGGCAGAGTCCTCAGCCCCGGCTTCTGCAACACGTTCCGGCCTGTGGACAGCAAGGTGCAGAGAAGAGAGAGCCCTGTGCCCCTCTTCTCCGTCAGGAAGACGAAGCAGCTCAAGAGCGAGATCTATGACCCCTTCAACCCCACGGGCTCTGACTCCAGCTCGGCCAGCAGCAGCCCCGAGCACCCGGGCTCTGGCCTCCTGCCCTCTGAGATCACGCGCACCATCTCCATTGACAGCCCCAAGGCCCCCGTGCTGCCGCCCGTGCGCTGCGTCACCTCCTACACAGTGCAGACCGGCATGGGGAAGGAGCCCGAGCCCCCCCAGGGGCCCTGCGGCCTGCCCGAGCTCCAGGGCGAGGAGGGGCCCGTGGCACAAGCACAGAGGCCGTCCCCGCCAGAGCCCTGGGGGGACGAGGACCCACCACCCCGCATCTCCTTCTTTGGCTCAGAGGGGCGGACGGTGACTTGTGTGACTGCGGCGGAGCCGGACGCCCCACCCAGTCCGGACGCCCTGCCCGCGACCACCCACAGGGTCGTGGAGCTGCGGTCCCCCACCCGTTCCCGCTCCAGGTCCAGCTCCCGCGGTGGGAAGAAAGCCCAGAGGCCGAGGGTCGCCACCAGGGAGCACCGGAGGGCCCGCTCAGGGTCCCGCTCGTCGCACTCGGGGGACAGGAGCTCGCGGTCTGCGTCGCCACCGGCAGGTGAGGACCAGGCCAAGAGGCACCGGCCCAAGGCCCGGGATCGGAGGTCTTCCAGCGACCGCTCCAGCAGCCGCGAGCGCACCAAGCGGAGGAAGGCCAAGGACAAgagcagggagagaaggaggggctcCTGGGGCCGAGGCCGGCGGAGGTCCCGCTCCCGCTCCGGCAGCCCCGGCAGCTCCTCCCACGAGCATCGCGAgggcaggaggaagaagaggcgGAGGTCGGGGTCCCGGTCTCGGGGGAGGGAGTGCTCACCCCACAGCAGCCTGGAGAGAGCCCGGAGGCCCAGGCACCCCCGGGAGAGGAGGGAGCGGCCCGACAGGGAGAGTGCCGCGCGGCTCCGAGACAGGCgaggctcctgggagaggaggCGGCGTAGGTCCAGGTCACCCAGCCCCGAGCACAGGCCCCGGGAGCACCGGCGGCCTCGGTCCCGTGAGAAGCGCCCacggccccgcccccgctccccgGAGAGGAAGTTGGCTCCGAAAGAGGCTTCTCCGGCACCCCTTCCCCAGGGGGAGCCCAGGCCGGACAGGGAGCCCCCGGCCAGGCCCCTGGCCTTGGCAGGAACAGACGCCTTGCTGGAGGGGTCCGAGGCCGACAAGCCCCCCACAAAGGTCCCCCCAGTCCTGGAGGTGCCAGCCGAGTACCCCCCTGAGGATCTGGATTACGGTGACTCCGTGGAGGCGGGGCACCTCTTCGAGGACTTTTCGAACGAAGCCATCTTCATGCAGCTTGATGACATGAGCTCCCCGCCCTCCCCGGAGAGCACGGACTCCTCCCCAGAGCGAAGCCTCTTGCCCAAGCCCACTGGGCCCCCGGCTGGCCAGCAGCATGACGCTGGCCTGGCCGTGGCCATCATCCGCAGGGAGGTGTCTCGGATCCACGGTGAAGATGTGGCGCAGCCTCTGCCCAGGATGGAGGGCCCTCGAGAGGAGCACTTGCTCCAGCAGGACGCGGCCGAGGCAGCCACAGCTCCCTGCGCTCTGGGAGGCCAAGCCATGGGCGGGGCGCCTGCGGGGAAGGAGGAGGGTCCCTCTCAGAACCCCCTGCTGCGGGCTAAGGCGCTGGTGAAGAGAGTCACCTGGGACCTCCAGGAGGTGGAGAGCGGTGCCCCGGCTGAGGACAGAGGCCTGC GGACGCCGCTTCGCAGGCCGCAGAGGCCCCGGGAAACCGAGGACGCGGGCCCCGTGGCTGCGCTCCAGCAGGCTCCCTTCTCTGAGCCCCCTCCCCCTGGTTATGTGCTTCCAGAGCCTGGCTTTCCTGATGCTGACCCTTCTCAG GTACAGAGCCTgaacctgccccccaccccggctctGCCTTCGAGTGTCCCACCATACGCACCTGTCAGCCAGCCCGCGGTCCAGTTCCTCTTGCAGGGGAGCCTGCCCCTGATGGGCTGCGGGGTGGCCCAGAGCCCGGCCCCGGTGCCCACCGTCCTGACTGCAGCCTCAGAGCCGGCTGGTCATGCTGCCACTGTGACCACCGCCGCTGCCAACAGCTCCGAGGAGAGAACAGCTGCTCCCAGGCCAGCCTCGGAGAAGACCAAGAACGAGGAG TACATGAAGAAGCTGCACGTGCAGGAGCGGGCTGTGGAGGAGGTGAAGCTGGCCATCAAGCCCTTCTACCAGAAGAGGGAGGTGACAAAGGACGAGTACAAGGACATTCTGCGCAAGGCCGTGCAGAAG ATCTGCCACAGCAAGAGTGGGGAGATCAACCCCGTGAAGGTGGGCAACCTGGTGAAGGCCTACGTGGACAAGTACAGGCATATGCGCAGACACCGGCGGGCCGAGGCCGGTGAGGAGCCGCCTGCCCAGGGTGCCGAGGGCTGA
- the PHRF1 gene encoding PHD and RING finger domain-containing protein 1 isoform X16, which produces MCCPRGRPCCGSRERGGGFPALGRRSAHHQPASATRREDPGHRQDTAEREGPSDGEPEPDLHSQEDPGRRRKVSGRKKTQSRSSVKSRSSGTRSRKRQGRVKKSKGKKIKNEATARSRIARTLGLRRPAHGACIPSVYKPADPSLGLMRADIGAASLSLFGDPYELDPFDSSEEASPSPASPLSVKRRILSRSALRSHQPVARPVSMGLCRRSAPAMAPQPEVDADPGPDLLGSILSGQSFLMMNGADIVIHRDGSLSAKRAAPVSFQRNSVGPSRGAEGAGSGACLQPRETQSGSGPESLGSSCPGRATPGTPPAPPTPAHVPELTLGAAVRLDSLVTLQSGQAQTLSSVSGPSLKQSDGPQFNGDSKHPPPLRSAALKTSNGSSNSPSESTVLGQAPRPAPRRTDISELPRIPKIRRDDRRVGEVPAGGQRVEIPSSCISRLTGREGPGQPGCGARAEGEPSSRGAQEPSTRSGGGPQPPAPLGPSRGKGVGSTFESFRINIPGNTAHSGRVLSPGFCNTFRPVDSKVQRRESPVPLFSVRKTKQLKSEIYDPFNPTGSDSSSASSSPEHPGSGLLPSEITRTISIDSPKAPVLPPVRCVTSYTVQTGMGKEPEPPQGPCGLPELQGEEGPVAQAQRPSPPEPWGDEDPPPRISFFGSEGRTVTCVTAAEPDAPPSPDALPATTHRVVELRSPTRSRSRSSSRGGKKAQRPRVATREHRRARSGSRSSHSGDRSSRSASPPAGEDQAKRHRPKARDRRSSSDRSSSRERTKRRKAKDKSRERRRGSWGRGRRRSRSRSGSPGSSSHEHREGRRKKRRRSGSRSRGRECSPHSSLERARRPRHPRERRERPDRESAARLRDRRGSWERRRRRSRSPSPEHRPREHRRPRSREKRPRPRPRSPERKLAPKEASPAPLPQGEPRPDREPPARPLALAGTDALLEGSEADKPPTKVPPVLEVPAEYPPEDLDYGDSVEAGHLFEDFSNEAIFMQLDDMSSPPSPESTDSSPERSLLPKPTGPPAGQQHDAGLAVAIIRREVSRIHGEDVAQPLPRMEGPREEHLLQQDAAEAATAPCALGGQAMGGAPAGKEEGPSQNPLLRAKALVKRVTWDLQEVESGAPAEDRGLRTPLRRPQRPRETEDAGPVAALQQAPFSEPPPPGYVLPEPGFPDADPSQVQSLNLPPTPALPSSVPPYAPVSQPAVQFLLQGSLPLMGCGVAQSPAPVPTVLTAASEPAGHAATVTTAAANSSEERTAAPRPASEKTKNEEYMKKLHVQERAVEEVKLAIKPFYQKREVTKDEYKDILRKAVQKICHSKSGEINPVKVGNLVKAYVDKYRHMRRHRRAEAGEEPPAQGAEG; this is translated from the exons GAAGACGGAGGAAAGTGTCgggaagaaagaaaacccagTCCAGATCATCTGTGAAGAGCAGGAGCTCGGGGACGAGGTCCAGGAAACGCCAGGGCCGCGTGAAGAAGAGTAAAGGGAAGAAGATAAAG AATGAAGCCACAGCTCGTTCCCGCATCGCACGGACGCTGGGCCTCCGCAGGCCAGCCCATGGAGCCTGCATCCCCTCGGTGTACAAGCCTGCAGACCCCTCTCTGGGGCTGATGCGTGCAGACATCGGGGcagcctctctctccctgtttGGAGACCCTTATGAGCTGGACCCCTTCGACAG CAGTGAAGAGGCATCTCCGAGCCCTGCTTCCCCTCTGAGCGTCAAGAGGAGGATCCTGTCCCGGTCAGCCCTGCGGTCGCACCAGCCTGTGGCCAGGCCCGTCTCCATGGGGCTCTGCAG GAGGAGCGCTCCCGCCATGGCGCCCCAGCCGGAAGTGGATGCGGACCCCGGCCCTGACCTGCTGGGAAGCATCCTGTCGGGCCAGAGCTTCCTGATGATGAACGGCGCCGACATCGTCATCCACCGCGATGGCTCCCTCAGCGCCAAGAGGGCAG CGCCAGTTTCTTTTCAGCGAAACTCAGTTGGTCCATCCAGAGGGGCAGAAGGCGCCGGGTCTGGGGCCTGCCTGCAGCCCAGAGAGACTCAGTCAGGAAGCGGGCCAGAGAGCTTGGGGTCCAGCTGTCCAGGCAGGGCTACCCCAGGCAcacccccggccccgcccacccccgcccATGTCCCTGAGCTCACGTTGGGGGCAGCTGTGAGACTGGACTCCTTGGTGACCCTTCAGTCAGGCCAGGCTCAGACCTTGTCCAGCGTGAGCGGACCCAGCTTAAAACAAAGTGACGGCCCCCAATTTAACGGCGACAGCAAGCACCCTCCGCCTCTTAGGTCTGCGGCATTGAAGACCTCGAATGGTAGCTCTAACTCGCCTTCCGAGAGCACGGTGCTGGGACAGGCCCCGAGACCAGCTCCCAGGAGGACGGACATCTCCGAGCTCCCCAGGATACCAAAGATCAGGAGAGACGACAGGCGGGTGGGCGAGGTCCCTGCCGGCGGGCAGAGAGTCGAGATTCCCAGCTCCTGCATCAGCCGGCTGACGGGCAGGGAGGGCCCCGGGCAGCCTGGCTGTGGCGCCAGGGCGGAGGGTGAGCCCAGCAGCAGGGGCGCTCAGGAGCCCAGCACGCGCTCGGGGGgcggcccccagccccctgccccgcTGGGCCCCTCCCGGGGGAAGGGTGTCGGCTCCACCTTCGAGAGCTTCAGGATCAACATTCCTGGGAACACAGCCCATTCCGGCAGAGTCCTCAGCCCCGGCTTCTGCAACACGTTCCGGCCTGTGGACAGCAAGGTGCAGAGAAGAGAGAGCCCTGTGCCCCTCTTCTCCGTCAGGAAGACGAAGCAGCTCAAGAGCGAGATCTATGACCCCTTCAACCCCACGGGCTCTGACTCCAGCTCGGCCAGCAGCAGCCCCGAGCACCCGGGCTCTGGCCTCCTGCCCTCTGAGATCACGCGCACCATCTCCATTGACAGCCCCAAGGCCCCCGTGCTGCCGCCCGTGCGCTGCGTCACCTCCTACACAGTGCAGACCGGCATGGGGAAGGAGCCCGAGCCCCCCCAGGGGCCCTGCGGCCTGCCCGAGCTCCAGGGCGAGGAGGGGCCCGTGGCACAAGCACAGAGGCCGTCCCCGCCAGAGCCCTGGGGGGACGAGGACCCACCACCCCGCATCTCCTTCTTTGGCTCAGAGGGGCGGACGGTGACTTGTGTGACTGCGGCGGAGCCGGACGCCCCACCCAGTCCGGACGCCCTGCCCGCGACCACCCACAGGGTCGTGGAGCTGCGGTCCCCCACCCGTTCCCGCTCCAGGTCCAGCTCCCGCGGTGGGAAGAAAGCCCAGAGGCCGAGGGTCGCCACCAGGGAGCACCGGAGGGCCCGCTCAGGGTCCCGCTCGTCGCACTCGGGGGACAGGAGCTCGCGGTCTGCGTCGCCACCGGCAGGTGAGGACCAGGCCAAGAGGCACCGGCCCAAGGCCCGGGATCGGAGGTCTTCCAGCGACCGCTCCAGCAGCCGCGAGCGCACCAAGCGGAGGAAGGCCAAGGACAAgagcagggagagaaggaggggctcCTGGGGCCGAGGCCGGCGGAGGTCCCGCTCCCGCTCCGGCAGCCCCGGCAGCTCCTCCCACGAGCATCGCGAgggcaggaggaagaagaggcgGAGGTCGGGGTCCCGGTCTCGGGGGAGGGAGTGCTCACCCCACAGCAGCCTGGAGAGAGCCCGGAGGCCCAGGCACCCCCGGGAGAGGAGGGAGCGGCCCGACAGGGAGAGTGCCGCGCGGCTCCGAGACAGGCgaggctcctgggagaggaggCGGCGTAGGTCCAGGTCACCCAGCCCCGAGCACAGGCCCCGGGAGCACCGGCGGCCTCGGTCCCGTGAGAAGCGCCCacggccccgcccccgctccccgGAGAGGAAGTTGGCTCCGAAAGAGGCTTCTCCGGCACCCCTTCCCCAGGGGGAGCCCAGGCCGGACAGGGAGCCCCCGGCCAGGCCCCTGGCCTTGGCAGGAACAGACGCCTTGCTGGAGGGGTCCGAGGCCGACAAGCCCCCCACAAAGGTCCCCCCAGTCCTGGAGGTGCCAGCCGAGTACCCCCCTGAGGATCTGGATTACGGTGACTCCGTGGAGGCGGGGCACCTCTTCGAGGACTTTTCGAACGAAGCCATCTTCATGCAGCTTGATGACATGAGCTCCCCGCCCTCCCCGGAGAGCACGGACTCCTCCCCAGAGCGAAGCCTCTTGCCCAAGCCCACTGGGCCCCCGGCTGGCCAGCAGCATGACGCTGGCCTGGCCGTGGCCATCATCCGCAGGGAGGTGTCTCGGATCCACGGTGAAGATGTGGCGCAGCCTCTGCCCAGGATGGAGGGCCCTCGAGAGGAGCACTTGCTCCAGCAGGACGCGGCCGAGGCAGCCACAGCTCCCTGCGCTCTGGGAGGCCAAGCCATGGGCGGGGCGCCTGCGGGGAAGGAGGAGGGTCCCTCTCAGAACCCCCTGCTGCGGGCTAAGGCGCTGGTGAAGAGAGTCACCTGGGACCTCCAGGAGGTGGAGAGCGGTGCCCCGGCTGAGGACAGAGGCCTGC GGACGCCGCTTCGCAGGCCGCAGAGGCCCCGGGAAACCGAGGACGCGGGCCCCGTGGCTGCGCTCCAGCAGGCTCCCTTCTCTGAGCCCCCTCCCCCTGGTTATGTGCTTCCAGAGCCTGGCTTTCCTGATGCTGACCCTTCTCAG GTACAGAGCCTgaacctgccccccaccccggctctGCCTTCGAGTGTCCCACCATACGCACCTGTCAGCCAGCCCGCGGTCCAGTTCCTCTTGCAGGGGAGCCTGCCCCTGATGGGCTGCGGGGTGGCCCAGAGCCCGGCCCCGGTGCCCACCGTCCTGACTGCAGCCTCAGAGCCGGCTGGTCATGCTGCCACTGTGACCACCGCCGCTGCCAACAGCTCCGAGGAGAGAACAGCTGCTCCCAGGCCAGCCTCGGAGAAGACCAAGAACGAGGAG TACATGAAGAAGCTGCACGTGCAGGAGCGGGCTGTGGAGGAGGTGAAGCTGGCCATCAAGCCCTTCTACCAGAAGAGGGAGGTGACAAAGGACGAGTACAAGGACATTCTGCGCAAGGCCGTGCAGAAG ATCTGCCACAGCAAGAGTGGGGAGATCAACCCCGTGAAGGTGGGCAACCTGGTGAAGGCCTACGTGGACAAGTACAGGCATATGCGCAGACACCGGCGGGCCGAGGCCGGTGAGGAGCCGCCTGCCCAGGGTGCCGAGGGCTGA